The Streptomyces europaeiscabiei genome window below encodes:
- a CDS encoding acyl-CoA dehydrogenase family protein produces MVSILAHTQPQYATHDVTNQPPPLAPYDASEDVALLEGLRREGAEWAEKDVRRLGLTAGGVEAQEWAEQANRYTPELRTHDRYGNRVDEADFHPGWHHLMRTAVGEGLAGAAWADDRPGAHVARIAGALVWGHTEAGHTCPTSMTYAVVPALRRQPELAAVYEPLLTGREYEPGLRVPTDKRGLLAGMGMTEKQGGSDVRANTTTATPGAEPGVYTLRGHKWFTSAPMCDLFLVLAQAPDGLTCFLVPRVLPDGSRNTFRIQRLKDKLGNRSNASSEPEFDGTVAWRVGPEGQGVKTIIEMVNCTRLDCVMGSATLMRRTLVEAGHHARHRSAFGARLLDQPLMRNVLADLALESEAATTLTLRLAGAADRAVRGDEGERMFRRIATAVGKYWVTKRGPAFTAEALECLGGNGYVEDSGMPRHYREAPLLSIWEGSGNVNALDVLRALTRNPGTAEALFAELALARGANARLDAATTRLKDAVREADQAGARRLVERMALTLQAALLVRHAPAAVADAFCATRLDGDWGYAYGTLPGSADLDGILRRALPAA; encoded by the coding sequence ATGGTCTCGATACTCGCGCACACACAGCCGCAGTACGCCACGCACGACGTCACCAACCAGCCGCCGCCCCTCGCCCCGTACGACGCCTCCGAGGACGTGGCGCTGCTGGAGGGGCTGCGCCGGGAGGGTGCGGAGTGGGCCGAGAAGGACGTCCGGCGGCTGGGGCTCACCGCCGGTGGCGTGGAGGCGCAGGAGTGGGCCGAGCAGGCCAACCGGTACACGCCGGAACTGCGTACCCACGACCGTTACGGCAACCGCGTCGACGAGGCCGACTTCCACCCCGGCTGGCACCACCTGATGCGGACCGCGGTGGGCGAGGGCCTGGCGGGCGCGGCCTGGGCGGACGACCGGCCCGGCGCCCATGTCGCGCGCATCGCGGGCGCCCTGGTGTGGGGCCACACGGAGGCCGGGCACACCTGTCCGACCTCGATGACGTACGCGGTCGTGCCCGCGCTGCGTCGGCAGCCGGAACTGGCCGCCGTGTACGAACCGCTGCTGACCGGCCGGGAGTACGAGCCGGGCCTGCGGGTGCCCACCGACAAGCGCGGACTGCTCGCCGGGATGGGGATGACCGAGAAGCAGGGCGGCAGCGACGTACGCGCGAACACGACGACGGCGACGCCCGGTGCCGAGCCCGGTGTCTACACCCTGCGCGGGCACAAGTGGTTCACGTCGGCGCCGATGTGCGACCTGTTCCTGGTGCTGGCCCAGGCGCCGGACGGGCTGACCTGTTTCCTGGTGCCGCGCGTCCTGCCCGACGGCAGCCGCAACACCTTCCGCATCCAGCGGCTCAAGGACAAACTGGGCAACCGCTCCAACGCGTCCTCGGAGCCGGAGTTCGACGGCACCGTGGCCTGGCGGGTCGGGCCCGAGGGGCAGGGGGTGAAGACCATCATCGAGATGGTCAACTGCACCCGCCTCGACTGCGTGATGGGCTCGGCGACGCTGATGCGCAGGACGCTCGTCGAGGCGGGTCACCACGCACGCCACCGAAGCGCGTTCGGCGCGAGACTGCTCGACCAGCCCCTCATGCGCAACGTCCTGGCCGATCTCGCGCTGGAGTCCGAGGCGGCCACCACCCTCACCCTGCGGCTGGCCGGCGCCGCAGACCGGGCGGTGCGCGGGGACGAGGGCGAGCGGATGTTCCGCCGGATCGCCACCGCCGTCGGCAAGTACTGGGTGACCAAGCGGGGCCCGGCCTTCACCGCGGAGGCGCTGGAGTGCCTGGGCGGCAACGGCTACGTCGAGGACTCGGGCATGCCCCGCCACTACCGCGAGGCACCCCTGCTGTCGATCTGGGAGGGCTCGGGCAACGTCAACGCCCTCGACGTGCTGCGGGCGTTGACCCGGAACCCCGGCACCGCGGAGGCGCTGTTCGCCGAACTCGCCCTGGCCCGGGGCGCGAACGCCCGGCTCGACGCGGCCACCACCCGGCTCAAGGACGCGGTCCGCGAGGCCGACCAGGCCGGTGCCCGGCGTCTGGTGGAGCGGATGGCTCTGACCCTGCAGGCCGCCCTGCTGGTCCGCCATGCCCCGGCCGCGGTCGCCGACGCCTTCTGCGCGACCCGGCTCGACGGCGACTGGGGGTACGCCTACGGCACCCTCCCGGGCTCCGCCGACCTGGACGGAATCCTGCGGCGGGCCCTGCCGGCCGCGTGA
- a CDS encoding glutamate racemase: MKIALMDSGIGLLPAAAAVRRLRPDADLVISSDPDGMPWGPRTPQDLTERALAVAEAAAAHSPDALIVGCNTASVHALPALRALLEPGLPVIGTVPAIKPAASGGGPFTIWATPATTGSPYQRGLIEEFADGVPVTEVPCWGLAEAVEHADDAAIDAAIAAAAALTPDDVTTVVLGCTHYELVAERIRAAVQKPGRPPLVLHGSAGAVAAQMLRRIGELPKPEADWTESTLTIILSGREGSLPAPALAYEEGRLLRTASPALAVAPEQ, encoded by the coding sequence GTGAAGATCGCGCTCATGGACTCCGGTATCGGTCTGCTCCCCGCTGCTGCCGCGGTACGGCGGCTGCGACCCGACGCGGATCTCGTGATCTCCTCGGACCCCGACGGCATGCCCTGGGGCCCGCGCACTCCGCAGGACCTCACGGAGCGCGCGCTCGCCGTCGCCGAGGCGGCGGCCGCCCACTCGCCCGACGCCCTGATCGTCGGCTGCAACACCGCGTCCGTCCACGCCCTGCCCGCCCTGCGCGCCCTCCTCGAACCCGGTCTGCCGGTCATCGGCACCGTCCCGGCGATCAAGCCGGCGGCGTCCGGCGGTGGCCCCTTCACCATCTGGGCGACGCCCGCCACCACCGGCAGCCCCTACCAGCGCGGCCTCATCGAGGAGTTCGCCGACGGTGTACCGGTCACCGAAGTGCCCTGCTGGGGACTGGCCGAAGCGGTGGAGCACGCCGACGACGCCGCGATCGACGCCGCGATCGCCGCGGCCGCCGCACTGACCCCCGACGATGTGACGACCGTCGTCCTGGGCTGCACCCATTACGAACTGGTCGCCGAACGCATCCGCGCGGCTGTCCAGAAGCCCGGCCGCCCGCCCCTCGTCCTGCACGGTTCCGCCGGCGCCGTGGCCGCCCAGATGCTGCGCCGCATCGGCGAGCTGCCGAAGCCCGAGGCCGACTGGACCGAGTCGACACTGACCATCATCCTCAGCGGCCGCGAGGGCTCGCTGCCCGCCCCGGCACTGGCCTACGAGGAGGGCAGACTGCTCCGGACGGCCAGTCCCGCGCTGGCCGTCGCCCCGGAGCAGTAA
- the lnt gene encoding apolipoprotein N-acyltransferase translates to MTVTATPVDEPEQLEPQAAPVSRVSRWVGRLLPAAAAALSGVLLYVSFPPRTLWWLALPAFAVFGWVLRGRGWKAGLGLGYLFGLGFLLPLLVWTGVEVGPGPWLALVVIEAVFVALVGAGVAVVSKLPGWPVWAAALWVAGEAARARAPFSGFPWGKIAFGQADGVFLPLAALGGTPVLGFAVVLCGFGLYELVRLVVENRRTGAAVRRGTAAVAALSVAVPLVGALASRALVSDEAEDGTATVAVIQGNVPRLGLDFNAQRRAVLDYHAKETERLAAEVKAGKVDRPDFVLWPENSSDIDPFANPDARAVIDKAAAAIGAPISVGGVVERDGRLYNEQILWDPEKGPVDTYDKRQIQPFGEYLPLRSLIGAINSEWTSMVRKDFSRGSEPGVFTMDGAKVGLVTCYEAAFDWAVRSEVTDGAQLISVPSNNATFDRSEMTYQQLAMSRVRAVEHSRTVTVPVTSGVSAIIMPDGKITQKTGMFVPDSLVQKVPLRSSETPATRLGIAPEMLLVLVAAGGLGWAIGAGVRGRRAGGV, encoded by the coding sequence GTGACCGTCACCGCCACTCCCGTAGACGAGCCGGAACAGCTCGAACCCCAGGCCGCGCCCGTTTCCCGGGTGTCCCGATGGGTCGGCCGACTCCTTCCGGCCGCCGCCGCGGCGCTCTCCGGGGTGCTGCTCTACGTCAGCTTCCCGCCCCGGACCCTGTGGTGGCTGGCCCTGCCGGCCTTCGCGGTCTTCGGCTGGGTGCTGCGCGGACGCGGCTGGAAGGCGGGCCTCGGCCTCGGCTACCTCTTCGGCCTCGGATTCCTGCTGCCGCTGCTGGTGTGGACCGGCGTGGAGGTGGGCCCCGGACCGTGGCTCGCGCTCGTCGTGATCGAAGCGGTGTTCGTGGCCCTCGTCGGCGCGGGTGTCGCCGTCGTGTCGAAGCTGCCGGGCTGGCCGGTGTGGGCCGCCGCGCTGTGGGTCGCCGGTGAGGCGGCACGCGCGCGGGCCCCGTTCAGCGGTTTCCCCTGGGGCAAGATCGCCTTCGGTCAGGCGGACGGCGTCTTCCTGCCGCTGGCCGCGCTCGGCGGCACTCCGGTGCTCGGCTTCGCGGTCGTCCTGTGCGGCTTCGGCCTGTATGAACTGGTGCGGCTGGTAGTCGAGAACCGGCGGACCGGTGCGGCCGTACGCCGCGGCACCGCGGCCGTGGCGGCGCTGTCCGTGGCCGTCCCCCTGGTCGGCGCCCTCGCCTCCCGTGCCCTGGTGAGCGACGAGGCCGAGGACGGCACCGCGACCGTGGCGGTCATCCAGGGCAACGTGCCACGCCTGGGACTCGACTTCAACGCCCAGCGGCGGGCCGTGCTCGACTACCACGCCAAGGAGACCGAGCGGCTGGCCGCCGAGGTCAAGGCCGGCAAGGTCGACCGGCCCGACTTCGTGCTCTGGCCGGAGAACTCCTCCGACATCGACCCCTTCGCCAACCCCGACGCCCGCGCGGTGATCGACAAGGCGGCCGCCGCCATCGGCGCCCCCATCTCCGTCGGCGGTGTCGTCGAGCGGGACGGCAGGCTCTACAACGAGCAGATCCTCTGGGACCCGGAGAAGGGCCCCGTCGACACGTACGACAAGCGGCAGATCCAGCCGTTCGGAGAGTACCTTCCCCTGCGGTCGCTCATCGGCGCCATCAACAGCGAGTGGACGTCCATGGTCCGCAAGGACTTCAGCCGGGGTTCCGAGCCGGGTGTGTTCACCATGGACGGGGCGAAGGTCGGCCTCGTCACCTGCTACGAGGCGGCCTTCGACTGGGCCGTGCGCTCCGAGGTCACCGACGGCGCGCAGCTGATCTCGGTGCCGAGCAACAACGCGACCTTCGACCGCAGCGAGATGACCTACCAGCAGCTCGCCATGTCCCGGGTCCGCGCCGTCGAACACAGCCGCACCGTCACCGTGCCGGTGACCAGCGGCGTCAGCGCGATCATCATGCCGGACGGGAAGATCACCCAGAAGACGGGCATGTTCGTCCCGGACTCGCTGGTCCAGAAGGTGCCGCTGCGCTCCTCCGAGACGCCCGCCACCCGGCTCGGCATCGCGCCCGAGATGCTGTTGGTGCTGGTCGCGGCCGGTGGGCTCGGCTGGGCGATCGGGGCCGGTGTGCGCGGGAGGCGCGCCGGTGGCGTGTAG
- a CDS encoding glycosyltransferase: protein MSAIAWIAAGSLAAWLWLLLGQGFFWRTDVRLPPRRDPDEWPYVCVVVPARDEAAVLPESLPSLLAQDYPGRAEVFLVDDGSSDGTGDLARELSRRFGGLPLTVSSPGEPPAGWTGKLWAVRHGMELAHARGPEFLLLTDADIAHRPDSLRALAASARTGGFDLVSQMARLRTESVWERLVVPAFVYFFAQLYPFRRIGVRGSRTAAAAGGCVLLSAEAAERARIPEAIRQAVIDDVALARAVKRSGGHIWLGLAERVDSVRPYPRLHDLWRMVSRSAYAQLLHSPLLLTGTVLGLALVYLVPPVALLAGTATGDPATALLGGLAWLLMAATYVPMLRYYGRPLWLAPLLPFTAFLYLLMTVDSAVQHYRGRGAAWKGRTYARPDSVLDEG from the coding sequence GTGAGCGCCATCGCATGGATCGCCGCCGGATCACTCGCCGCCTGGCTGTGGCTGCTGCTCGGCCAGGGCTTCTTCTGGCGCACCGATGTGCGCCTGCCACCCCGCCGGGACCCGGACGAATGGCCGTACGTCTGCGTCGTCGTCCCCGCCCGTGACGAGGCCGCCGTACTGCCCGAGAGCCTGCCGTCGCTGCTGGCCCAGGACTACCCCGGCCGGGCGGAGGTCTTCCTGGTCGACGACGGCAGCTCGGACGGCACCGGTGACCTGGCCCGTGAGCTGTCCCGACGCTTCGGCGGGCTGCCCCTGACCGTGTCCTCACCCGGGGAGCCGCCCGCCGGCTGGACGGGCAAGCTCTGGGCCGTACGGCACGGAATGGAGCTGGCACACGCGCGTGGACCCGAGTTCCTGCTGCTGACGGACGCCGACATCGCGCATCGGCCGGACAGCCTGCGCGCATTGGCGGCGTCCGCGCGCACCGGCGGCTTCGACCTCGTCTCCCAGATGGCCCGGCTGCGTACCGAGAGCGTCTGGGAGCGGCTCGTCGTGCCCGCTTTCGTCTACTTCTTCGCCCAGCTGTATCCGTTCCGCCGGATCGGCGTGCGGGGTTCACGCACGGCGGCAGCGGCGGGGGGCTGTGTGCTGCTGAGCGCCGAGGCAGCCGAGCGGGCGCGGATCCCGGAGGCGATCCGGCAGGCGGTCATCGACGACGTGGCCCTGGCCAGGGCGGTCAAGAGGAGCGGCGGCCACATCTGGCTGGGGCTTGCGGAGCGGGTGGACAGCGTGCGGCCCTACCCCCGGCTGCACGACCTGTGGCGCATGGTCTCGCGCAGCGCCTACGCCCAGCTGCTGCACAGTCCGCTGCTGCTCACCGGCACGGTCCTCGGTCTGGCGCTGGTGTACCTCGTGCCGCCCGTCGCGCTCCTGGCGGGAACGGCCACGGGAGACCCGGCGACGGCGCTCCTCGGCGGGCTCGCCTGGCTGCTGATGGCGGCGACGTACGTGCCGATGCTCCGCTACTACGGCCGGCCGCTGTGGCTCGCTCCGCTGCTGCCGTTCACCGCGTTCCTGTATCTGCTGATGACGGTCGACTCCGCGGTGCAGCACTACCGGGGGCGCGGTGCGGCCTGGAAGGGCCGCACCTACGCGCGCCCGGACTCGGTCCTGGACGAGGGCTAG
- a CDS encoding PaaX family transcriptional regulator C-terminal domain-containing protein produces MQTNAPGRPTELELRPLSARSVVLSLLLGMHPPELPVKDLVRHVEAFGVSGSTLRAALSRMVSAGDLRRADAVYRLSDRLLDRQRRQDESVHPGTRPWNGDWEMVVVTTAGRRPADRADLRTRLTALRLAELREGVWLRPANLRRTRPPELGPTVQYFTGRPEQPARNPTAGDSKAEDLAAGDGHLPAGNLAASLWPLDAWAATAEALLAHIERTRRPADRFTALAAAVRHLLADPVLPPELLPEGWPGPELRAAYTTYRRELVETVLRRVD; encoded by the coding sequence ATGCAGACGAACGCGCCGGGGCGGCCCACCGAGCTCGAACTGCGGCCGCTGTCGGCGCGGTCGGTCGTCCTCAGCCTGCTGCTGGGCATGCATCCGCCGGAGCTGCCCGTGAAGGACCTGGTACGCCACGTCGAGGCGTTCGGGGTCTCCGGGTCCACGCTGCGGGCCGCGCTCAGCCGAATGGTGTCGGCCGGGGACCTGCGGCGCGCGGACGCCGTGTACCGCCTCAGCGACCGGCTCCTCGACCGGCAACGCCGCCAGGACGAGTCGGTGCACCCCGGGACCCGGCCGTGGAACGGCGACTGGGAGATGGTCGTCGTCACCACGGCCGGCCGCCGCCCCGCCGACCGAGCCGACCTCCGCACTCGCCTGACGGCCCTACGACTCGCCGAGCTACGGGAGGGCGTGTGGCTGCGCCCTGCCAACCTGCGGCGCACCCGGCCGCCGGAACTCGGCCCGACGGTGCAGTACTTCACCGGCCGCCCGGAGCAGCCAGCCCGGAATCCGACCGCCGGAGACTCGAAGGCCGAGGACCTGGCCGCGGGGGACGGCCACCTGCCCGCCGGGAACTTGGCGGCGAGCCTGTGGCCGCTGGACGCCTGGGCCGCCACCGCCGAGGCACTGCTCGCCCATATCGAGCGGACCCGACGGCCCGCCGACCGCTTCACCGCCCTCGCGGCTGCCGTACGGCATCTGCTCGCCGACCCCGTCCTGCCCCCCGAACTCCTGCCGGAGGGCTGGCCCGGACCCGAGCTGCGGGCCGCGTACACGACGTACCGGCGGGAGCTGGTCGAGACGGTACTGCGACGCGTGGACTGA
- a CDS encoding O-antigen ligase family protein: MLMLGACAAWSLTTAAARGGRPEGVLLAVLAVAAGYAAGRICGALLPVLAPSAGALAGLGLAITAPHDIAGSPLLSPLGHTGATAALLALSAGAACCAAWAARSPGPRLALRLLTCGIAVTAAVLGSTTGLAACVGVLLCSLAAARMRHRGLGLAGLALATALVTATVWAIAEDALPAGLTDSLEGQLTPHRVLLWHDALGLAHDEPLLGTGPGRFGELSPTVALSLPSDDKPHSAPLQLAAEQGLIGVALLAAVFGWILYVLWRAPRSTPVVLTAGAALTALAAIAAVGNALSFTTVTAGAGLLAGMATARPLTDGDDGIGARDPDDR; this comes from the coding sequence GTGCTCATGCTCGGCGCGTGCGCGGCCTGGTCGTTGACCACGGCGGCGGCGCGGGGCGGCCGCCCGGAGGGGGTGCTGCTGGCGGTGCTCGCGGTGGCGGCCGGTTACGCGGCGGGCCGGATCTGCGGGGCGCTGCTGCCGGTGCTGGCTCCGTCCGCCGGAGCGCTGGCCGGTCTCGGTCTGGCGATCACCGCCCCGCACGACATCGCCGGCTCACCGCTGCTCTCGCCGCTCGGGCACACCGGTGCGACCGCCGCGCTGCTGGCCCTGTCCGCGGGCGCCGCCTGCTGTGCCGCCTGGGCGGCCCGCTCGCCCGGCCCTCGGCTGGCCCTACGGCTGTTGACCTGCGGCATCGCGGTGACGGCGGCCGTGCTCGGCTCGACCACCGGCCTCGCCGCGTGTGTCGGGGTGCTGCTGTGCTCGCTCGCGGCGGCCCGGATGCGCCACCGGGGCCTGGGGCTCGCGGGGCTGGCGCTCGCCACGGCCCTGGTGACGGCGACGGTCTGGGCGATCGCCGAGGACGCACTGCCGGCCGGGCTGACCGACTCTCTGGAGGGACAGCTCACCCCGCACCGGGTCCTGCTGTGGCACGACGCCCTCGGCCTGGCCCACGACGAGCCGCTGCTGGGCACGGGGCCAGGCCGCTTCGGGGAACTCAGCCCGACGGTCGCCCTGTCGCTGCCGTCCGACGACAAACCCCACTCGGCACCGTTGCAGCTGGCGGCGGAGCAGGGGCTCATCGGTGTCGCCCTGCTCGCGGCGGTGTTCGGCTGGATCCTGTACGTCCTGTGGCGCGCCCCGCGCTCCACTCCGGTCGTCCTCACCGCGGGCGCGGCCCTGACCGCGCTGGCCGCGATCGCGGCGGTCGGCAACGCGCTGAGCTTCACGACGGTGACGGCGGGCGCGGGCCTCCTCGCGGGGATGGCCACGGCCCGGCCCCTGACGGACGGGGACGACGGCATCGGGGCGCGGGACCCCGACGACCGCTAG
- a CDS encoding MOSC domain-containing protein, with translation MGNPSLHSIHVHPLKAARGFAPDEAVVEPWGLAGDRRWVLVDGSGKVITQRPHPRMALAAAGLLPGGGLLLSASGRAPLSVPVPEPTGTVTVEIWRDKVEGVPADAAAHAWFSDYLGIPVRLVHLDDPATRRPLDPEYARPGETVSFADGYPLLLTTLASLDALNALVAQGGHPEEGPLPMSRFRPNVVVDGTDSWAEDDWRRVAIGEVTFRVAKMCGRCVVTTTDQDTAERGREPLRTLARHRRFGDKLVFGQNLVPESGGTVRIGDPVRVLE, from the coding sequence ATGGGGAATCCGTCGCTGCACTCGATCCACGTCCACCCGCTGAAAGCGGCCCGGGGCTTCGCCCCCGACGAGGCCGTCGTGGAGCCCTGGGGGCTGGCGGGCGACCGTCGTTGGGTGCTGGTCGACGGCTCGGGCAAGGTCATCACTCAACGTCCGCATCCGCGTATGGCGTTGGCCGCCGCCGGGCTGCTGCCCGGCGGCGGTCTCTTGCTGTCCGCGTCCGGCCGCGCACCGCTCTCCGTCCCCGTGCCGGAGCCCACCGGCACGGTCACCGTGGAGATCTGGCGGGACAAGGTGGAGGGGGTCCCCGCCGACGCCGCGGCGCATGCCTGGTTCAGCGACTACCTGGGCATCCCCGTGCGGCTCGTGCACCTCGACGACCCCGCGACCCGCCGCCCGCTCGACCCCGAGTACGCCCGCCCCGGCGAAACCGTCAGCTTCGCCGACGGCTACCCGCTGCTGCTCACCACGCTCGCCTCGCTCGACGCGCTCAACGCGCTGGTCGCACAGGGTGGCCACCCCGAAGAGGGCCCGCTCCCCATGAGCCGCTTCCGGCCGAACGTGGTCGTCGACGGCACGGACTCCTGGGCCGAGGACGACTGGCGGCGCGTCGCGATCGGCGAGGTCACCTTCCGGGTCGCCAAGATGTGCGGCCGGTGCGTGGTGACCACCACCGACCAGGACACCGCCGAGCGTGGCCGCGAGCCACTGCGCACTCTCGCCCGCCACCGCCGTTTCGGCGACAAGTTGGTCTTCGGGCAGAACCTCGTTCCGGAATCCGGGGGCACGGTACGGATCGGCGATCCGGTGCGGGTGCTCGAATAG
- a CDS encoding TetR/AcrR family transcriptional regulator codes for MVSTSEVPQRSDALRNRERILEVALAELSRSADVPISVIAKKAGVGQATFYRNFPSREALVLEVHRQEVQQLIDSAAELLRNREPDQALREWMDGLARYATAKAGLADALRRATAATGAPAKPGYPLLVAAIELLLNANHEAGTIRPGVSADDFVLAIAGIWQIDPQGDWQRRVAGLFDLVMRGLRTGAPGRK; via the coding sequence GTGGTGTCGACGAGTGAGGTGCCCCAGCGGTCCGACGCACTGCGGAATCGTGAGCGCATCCTGGAGGTGGCGCTGGCCGAACTGTCGCGTTCCGCCGACGTCCCGATCAGCGTGATCGCCAAGAAGGCGGGCGTCGGGCAGGCCACGTTCTACCGCAACTTCCCCAGCCGTGAGGCGCTGGTCCTGGAGGTCCACCGCCAGGAGGTTCAGCAACTCATCGACAGTGCCGCCGAGTTGCTGCGGAACCGGGAGCCCGACCAGGCCCTGCGGGAGTGGATGGACGGCCTCGCCCGCTACGCCACGGCCAAGGCGGGCCTGGCGGACGCGCTGCGCCGGGCCACCGCCGCGACGGGAGCCCCGGCGAAACCCGGATACCCGCTCCTGGTGGCAGCGATCGAACTCCTGCTCAATGCCAACCACGAAGCCGGCACCATCCGTCCGGGAGTGAGCGCCGACGACTTCGTCCTCGCCATCGCCGGCATCTGGCAGATCGACCCGCAGGGCGACTGGCAGCGGCGGGTAGCCGGTCTCTTTGACCTCGTCATGCGCGGCCTGCGCACGGGAGCGCCCGGCCGGAAGTGA
- a CDS encoding DUF6643 family protein has product MTSPRSTYGGGYYSASSFADTPIYDSLVAERGTPQIAPIRVPAQYDTPGSNLPALPSALPALPAGPSQQSPVYGYPQAQQPSPLQQAPNAYIPQQVAGPRGYPGAQPQQQQRPMAGYEAMRPAAPRPAQAAPYQQDPYNGQQYRGY; this is encoded by the coding sequence ATGACCTCCCCCCGCTCCACCTACGGCGGCGGTTACTACTCCGCCTCGTCCTTCGCGGACACCCCGATCTACGACTCTCTCGTCGCCGAGCGGGGAACTCCTCAGATCGCCCCGATCCGGGTACCCGCCCAGTACGACACCCCGGGCAGCAACCTGCCCGCGCTCCCGTCGGCGCTCCCCGCGCTGCCGGCCGGCCCCTCCCAACAGTCCCCCGTCTACGGCTATCCGCAGGCCCAGCAGCCCTCGCCGCTGCAGCAGGCACCCAACGCGTACATCCCGCAGCAGGTCGCGGGCCCACGTGGCTACCCGGGCGCCCAGCCGCAACAGCAGCAACGCCCCATGGCCGGTTACGAGGCCATGCGCCCGGCGGCTCCGCGCCCGGCCCAGGCGGCCCCCTACCAGCAGGACCCGTACAACGGACAGCAGTACCGCGGGTACTGA
- a CDS encoding NUDIX hydrolase, which translates to MATPDFIRTLRASAGTQLLWLPGVTALVLDDEGRVLLNRRSDNGKWSLIGGIPDPGEQPAACAVREVYEETAVRCVPERVVLVQALDPVRYDNGDVCQYMDTTFRCRAVGGEARVNDDESLDVGWFSLDALPDLSEFALFRIKQTMSDTVTWFDPMV; encoded by the coding sequence ATGGCTACCCCTGATTTCATCCGCACACTCCGTGCCTCCGCCGGCACCCAGCTGCTCTGGCTCCCCGGAGTCACCGCCCTCGTCCTCGACGACGAGGGCAGAGTGCTGCTCAACCGTCGGTCCGACAACGGCAAGTGGTCGCTCATCGGCGGCATCCCGGACCCGGGGGAGCAGCCGGCGGCCTGTGCCGTGCGGGAGGTCTACGAGGAGACGGCGGTCCGGTGCGTGCCCGAACGGGTCGTCCTCGTCCAGGCGTTGGACCCGGTGCGGTACGACAACGGGGACGTCTGCCAGTACATGGACACCACGTTCCGCTGCCGTGCCGTCGGCGGCGAGGCGCGCGTCAACGACGACGAGTCCCTCGACGTCGGCTGGTTCTCGCTGGACGCTCTGCCGGACCTGAGCGAGTTCGCGCTCTTCCGCATCAAGCAGACGATGTCCGACACGGTCACCTGGTTCGACCCCATGGTCTGA
- a CDS encoding TerD family protein, whose product MSMPKGSNTAVPTAALRVELGRRSTPGAPLTDASALLLVGGRVRSDADFVFYNQPAHSSGAVRHEGKRDAGGQVTESLLVDLARVEPAVETVVVAASADGGTFGQVPGLHIRVLDERAGTEIARFDPADAGAETAFVLGEFYRRQGAWKFRAVGQGYSSGLEGLATDFGITVDEPQHTAAAAPAPAPTAASTPVAPPVTVPPPVTPAPPPPPAPPVAPPAPVRLSKVTLTKEAPAVSLSKQGGTSGALRVNLNWEVRKQFKGWGSKLGRAVAMHADLDLDLCALFELSDGSKGVVQALGNAFGSLRQPPFIHLDGDDRTGAVSSGENLTVNLDHKQHFRRILIFVTIYEGARSFADLHATVTLQPQHGAPIDFSLDECTVPSTVCALALITNQGGDLIVQREARYLVPERGVSPQRTVDYAYGWGMNWTPGRK is encoded by the coding sequence ATGTCAATGCCGAAAGGATCGAACACCGCGGTGCCGACGGCCGCGCTGCGCGTGGAACTGGGCCGGCGCTCCACACCGGGCGCGCCCCTCACGGACGCCTCGGCGCTGTTGCTCGTCGGCGGAAGGGTGCGCTCGGACGCCGATTTCGTCTTCTACAACCAGCCCGCGCACTCCTCAGGCGCGGTCCGGCACGAGGGCAAGCGGGACGCCGGGGGCCAGGTGACCGAGTCGCTCCTCGTCGACCTCGCGCGCGTGGAGCCCGCCGTCGAGACCGTGGTGGTGGCCGCCTCGGCGGACGGCGGAACCTTCGGGCAGGTGCCCGGACTGCACATCCGGGTGCTCGACGAGCGGGCCGGCACCGAGATCGCGCGCTTCGACCCCGCGGACGCCGGCGCCGAAACCGCTTTCGTGCTCGGGGAGTTCTACCGGCGGCAGGGCGCCTGGAAGTTCCGCGCCGTCGGCCAGGGCTACAGCAGCGGCCTGGAGGGCCTCGCCACCGACTTCGGTATCACCGTGGACGAGCCGCAGCACACGGCTGCGGCGGCGCCCGCCCCCGCCCCCACGGCCGCGTCCACGCCCGTCGCTCCCCCCGTCACCGTGCCGCCCCCGGTGACACCCGCACCGCCCCCGCCGCCCGCCCCTCCCGTGGCGCCACCGGCCCCGGTCCGTCTCTCCAAGGTGACGCTGACCAAGGAGGCCCCGGCGGTCTCCCTGTCCAAGCAGGGCGGGACCTCCGGCGCGCTGCGCGTGAACCTCAACTGGGAGGTGCGCAAGCAGTTCAAGGGGTGGGGCAGCAAACTGGGCCGGGCCGTCGCCATGCACGCGGACCTCGACCTCGACCTGTGCGCCCTGTTCGAACTGTCCGACGGCAGCAAGGGCGTCGTCCAGGCGCTCGGCAACGCCTTCGGATCCCTGCGCCAGCCGCCCTTCATCCATCTCGACGGCGACGACCGCACCGGCGCCGTCAGCAGCGGCGAGAACCTCACCGTCAACCTCGACCACAAGCAGCACTTCCGGCGCATCCTCATCTTCGTCACCATCTACGAGGGCGCCCGCTCCTTCGCCGACCTGCACGCGACGGTCACCCTCCAGCCGCAGCACGGTGCCCCCATCGACTTCTCACTCGACGAGTGCACCGTCCCCTCCACCGTCTGCGCGCTCGCCCTCATCACCAACCAGGGCGGCGACCTCATCGTCCAGCGCGAGGCCCGCTACCTCGTCCCCGAACGCGGAGTGAGCCCGCAGCGTACGGTCGACTACGCCTACGGGTGGGGGATGAACTGGACCCCGGGCAGGAAATAG